From a single Alkalihalophilus pseudofirmus genomic region:
- a CDS encoding helix-turn-helix domain-containing protein produces MKTWDDVSKDISSIPDDKKKYISLLAEMVSVRERKGLTQAQISEITGLSQPSVARLENPSNNMSLITAIKYLEALGMELRFIPKETKEKE; encoded by the coding sequence ATGAAGACTTGGGATGATGTTTCTAAGGATATTAGCTCAATACCTGATGACAAAAAGAAATATATAAGCCTGTTGGCTGAGATGGTGTCTGTAAGAGAAAGAAAAGGTTTAACACAAGCTCAAATTTCAGAAATTACAGGACTCTCGCAGCCATCTGTTGCAAGATTAGAGAACCCATCGAACAATATGAGCTTAATTACAGCAATAAAATATTTAGAGGCACTAGGTATGGAGTTAAGATTTATACCTAAAGAAACAAAAGAAAAAGAATAA
- a CDS encoding tyrosine-type recombinase/integrase, whose amino-acid sequence MELAYIHKVNVEEIINKFIETKIDKPTTRNSYRTHIRDFYLITMSKQLNELIEKDLIISHNIIDTFMVEGKRKWSNNTINTKMAAIKSFYKYLESRVNDFMLSVEIDFSILKGSDRLKTQKINYGKLTYDEVVQMSEIVFETERNKAKNKSAFLLFALDTGLRKEEIQKVQWRDLRVIDNDQIYFQVVGKGDVIHQRIIKKELYSIILNAKEDDKYLFPLSNTEIQYMFDRLRAYMNIPEERNIVFHSIRKASVTEYYYLTLDPLATQKFAGHQSFDTTTKYIQEKDFGNIGVMSMRETVNSDDLKSLDKNELLELIDNNNEIKIRLINELRNK is encoded by the coding sequence ATGGAATTGGCATACATTCACAAAGTTAACGTTGAAGAAATTATTAACAAGTTTATAGAAACAAAAATTGATAAGCCTACTACACGTAATAGTTATCGTACTCACATTAGAGACTTCTATCTGATCACAATGTCTAAGCAGCTTAATGAATTGATTGAAAAGGATTTAATTATCAGCCATAACATTATTGATACGTTTATGGTTGAAGGTAAGAGGAAGTGGAGCAATAACACAATCAATACTAAGATGGCAGCAATCAAAAGCTTCTATAAGTATCTTGAATCAAGGGTAAATGATTTCATGCTTTCTGTTGAAATTGACTTCTCTATATTAAAAGGGTCAGACAGATTAAAGACACAAAAAATTAACTACGGTAAATTAACTTATGATGAAGTAGTTCAAATGTCTGAAATTGTATTTGAGACTGAAAGAAATAAAGCTAAGAACAAAAGTGCATTTTTATTGTTTGCTCTAGATACTGGCTTGCGTAAAGAGGAAATTCAAAAAGTACAGTGGAGAGATTTGAGAGTTATTGATAATGATCAAATCTATTTTCAAGTAGTTGGTAAAGGCGATGTAATTCATCAAAGAATCATTAAGAAAGAATTATATTCAATCATCTTAAATGCGAAGGAGGATGATAAGTATTTATTCCCTTTATCAAATACAGAAATTCAATATATGTTTGATCGTTTAAGAGCTTATATGAATATTCCAGAGGAAAGAAATATTGTATTCCATAGTATTCGGAAAGCATCGGTTACAGAGTACTACTATTTAACTTTAGATCCACTTGCTACTCAAAAGTTTGCTGGGCATCAAAGTTTTGATACAACTACAAAATACATTCAAGAGAAGGATTTTGGGAATATTGGTGTAATGAGTATGAGAGAAACCGTTAACAGCGATGACCTAAAATCGCTGGATAAAAATGAACTTTTGGAATTAATTGATAATAACAATGAAATTAAAATTCGTTTAATTAATGAACTTAGAAATAAATAA
- a CDS encoding DNA sulfur modification protein DndB produces MKVDRKELEEVLIPVLMNIKTNRDKNRQFKDMMWQYDVAASRVTEILAKADEVVPNMDLKELIIVNFEAYNLLKIRKIDPKLFFNDREIKEAKSTFVGEHSGDDIAKFPYTFKNVLKTSDGYFALVSVSAFRKLENGKQIQYNPNTQRNTKKTKTTDGDMIETPRVNQKSIKEIKELFFKGKLISSTLAFNARLGTSDVDEELIYDDEEKTLTITEGTLFDCIDGYHRYSATIEAQAENPDIDMEFMVKIVNLTESQAKEHFTQTNTINPIPKSHKRKMDENNYVNFLVNYIEGNSELKGKIVSDPVVSPKSDSLTSYGTLGEAIEKHFNVDNKGAAIKLGRYLTEFFNEICYSYPDEFLGDVAEYKKKTYINSQSMFAGFIALAKRMHDENIEIKKINDILNNIDFSKDNNKWDNILSGNRTVAITQYFNELNIDQYK; encoded by the coding sequence GTGAAAGTAGATCGTAAAGAATTGGAAGAAGTATTAATTCCAGTATTAATGAATATTAAAACAAACAGAGATAAGAACAGACAATTTAAGGATATGATGTGGCAGTATGATGTAGCAGCTTCTAGGGTAACAGAGATACTTGCCAAAGCTGATGAAGTTGTACCTAATATGGATTTAAAAGAATTAATAATTGTAAACTTCGAAGCCTATAATTTATTAAAAATAAGAAAAATTGATCCGAAATTATTTTTTAATGACAGAGAAATTAAAGAAGCAAAATCTACTTTTGTAGGCGAGCATTCTGGAGATGACATTGCTAAATTCCCATATACATTTAAAAATGTATTAAAAACTTCTGATGGCTATTTTGCTTTAGTTTCAGTTTCTGCATTTAGGAAATTAGAGAATGGGAAACAAATTCAATATAATCCTAATACTCAAAGAAATACCAAGAAAACTAAAACGACTGATGGAGACATGATTGAAACTCCTAGAGTGAATCAGAAAAGTATTAAAGAAATCAAAGAGCTGTTTTTCAAAGGCAAGCTTATCTCATCTACATTAGCATTTAACGCTCGCTTAGGTACGTCTGATGTGGATGAGGAATTGATTTATGATGATGAAGAAAAGACTTTAACTATAACAGAAGGTACTTTATTTGACTGTATAGATGGGTATCATCGTTACAGCGCAACGATTGAAGCACAGGCAGAAAATCCTGATATAGATATGGAATTTATGGTGAAAATTGTGAATTTAACTGAATCTCAAGCAAAAGAACACTTCACACAGACGAACACGATCAACCCTATTCCTAAATCACATAAGAGAAAAATGGATGAAAACAATTATGTTAATTTCTTAGTAAATTATATTGAAGGAAATTCAGAACTAAAAGGAAAGATTGTTTCAGATCCAGTAGTTTCACCCAAGAGTGATTCTCTAACTTCTTATGGGACGCTTGGAGAAGCAATTGAAAAGCATTTTAACGTAGATAATAAAGGTGCAGCTATTAAACTAGGCAGATATTTAACAGAATTCTTTAATGAAATTTGCTATAGCTATCCAGATGAATTTTTGGGTGATGTAGCTGAATATAAAAAGAAAACATATATAAATTCACAATCTATGTTTGCAGGATTTATTGCATTAGCTAAAAGAATGCATGATGAAAATATAGAGATTAAAAAGATAAATGATATTCTAAATAATATTGATTTTAGTAAAGATAATAATAAGTGGGATAATATCCTTTCTGGAAACAGAACGGTAGCGATAACACAATATTTTAATGAGCTAAATATAGACCAATATAAATAA
- a CDS encoding phage lytic cycle repressor MrpR family protein has translation MYNEAIKKRYLETISETSYVAYESRLKALSNDEKRYNKDIYDFTRKEIIDTLYALELPSMSSARAYLSTVKSYIDWAIANGYVNSNINPVARVYTNVLDEIIDHTKKMFISEEELTEIEEKDLNNNYQDRVISRLIFEGVYGTKFSELAGIKLKDINTDTNEITIREGKFPRTVQVSERLVNFLLKAASEDMYILANGLAESRAKEKKLIQNDYVIRAVDNGRIKDHNAPVSYMTLYTKLRHIKEITNKPYLTPTNIRRSGMLYMGYLLYKENGKLDKEEYNLIAEKFGTGKIGVNRDINNIAGIKEFVTIDNIKSYYEI, from the coding sequence ATGTATAATGAAGCAATTAAAAAAAGGTATTTAGAAACTATTTCTGAAACAAGCTATGTTGCTTATGAATCCAGATTAAAAGCTTTATCTAATGATGAAAAAAGATATAATAAAGATATTTATGATTTTACACGTAAGGAAATAATTGACACTCTATACGCTTTAGAATTGCCATCAATGTCTTCTGCTAGAGCTTACCTTTCAACAGTTAAAAGCTATATTGACTGGGCAATTGCAAATGGATATGTTAATAGCAACATTAATCCAGTAGCTAGAGTATATACTAATGTATTAGATGAAATAATTGATCATACTAAAAAGATGTTTATATCAGAGGAAGAGCTTACAGAAATTGAAGAAAAAGACTTGAATAATAATTATCAAGATCGAGTAATTTCAAGATTAATTTTTGAAGGTGTGTATGGTACTAAATTTAGCGAGCTTGCTGGCATTAAATTAAAAGATATTAATACCGATACAAATGAAATCACTATTAGAGAAGGTAAATTTCCACGTACTGTGCAAGTATCAGAACGATTAGTAAACTTTTTATTAAAAGCAGCGTCAGAAGATATGTATATTCTTGCAAATGGACTAGCTGAATCTAGAGCAAAAGAAAAGAAGCTAATACAAAATGACTATGTTATTAGAGCAGTGGATAATGGAAGAATTAAGGATCACAATGCACCAGTATCTTATATGACTTTATATACTAAATTAAGACACATTAAAGAAATAACAAATAAACCTTACTTAACACCAACTAATATTAGAAGAAGTGGAATGCTATATATGGGTTACTTGCTTTATAAAGAAAATGGGAAGTTAGATAAAGAAGAATATAATCTTATAGCTGAAAAATTCGGAACGGGTAAAATAGGGGTTAACAGAGACATAAATAATATAGCAGGTATCAAAGAATTTGTTACGATTGATAATATAAAATCTTATTATGAAATTTAA
- a CDS encoding helix-turn-helix domain-containing protein, whose amino-acid sequence MGRKLTTGKCHLQKLLDKRNLEHKDLSEITGIDTSSISLYASNSRAMSLDNAATIAQALGIRIDDLYDWIPKENRAQRR is encoded by the coding sequence TTGGGCAGAAAACTAACTACAGGGAAATGCCATCTTCAAAAATTACTGGATAAGCGAAACTTAGAACATAAAGACCTGTCAGAAATTACAGGTATCGACACTTCTTCAATTTCCTTATATGCCAGTAATTCTAGAGCTATGTCCCTAGACAATGCCGCCACTATAGCCCAAGCTTTAGGCATACGCATTGATGATCTCTATGACTGGATTCCTAAGGAAAACAGGGCTCAGAGAAGATGA
- a CDS encoding AimR family lysis-lysogeny pheromone receptor produces MKDFKRLLSLKLETGQVTMSEIARAAGYKNITPLSKYLNDEKREFDCITRIIKISNYLFSNDLTKEKSIIEAYSETVDPNKEISRQTLEYLSYHSLISYRNSLLEKMYSCNNKESKEMATIYKYEKLWDNTCDKLEMIEDECVKSDNNIIYKKYLRMCCFYLEGHSSMVEYMHRRIVANLNRLGDSYIKESYQLRIFKLLAAFKLGINKPEECEEMALFVIGKSRDRNTAASMYQLIGMSYLYRDYAKGRLYLEKAHDIFHEIEEVNGDNSIYNSLSLHDHYWGKEENSERFMDRISSCSNKALITSSAIGNIASYTSLMQNTDKASMNNRDLAFYYYSLGYLSDDEELLWKSIKLFKSIDDSYYVKLPIAKLDIMGTCKQTLEVASL; encoded by the coding sequence ATGAAAGACTTTAAAAGGTTGCTCAGTCTAAAGTTAGAGACTGGACAAGTTACTATGAGTGAAATAGCTCGTGCAGCAGGATATAAGAACATCACACCACTCAGTAAATATTTGAATGATGAGAAAAGAGAATTTGACTGTATTACTAGGATTATAAAAATTTCAAATTATCTTTTTTCAAACGATTTAACAAAAGAAAAGAGCATTATAGAAGCTTATTCGGAAACTGTCGATCCCAATAAAGAGATATCCAGACAAACTCTTGAATATTTGAGCTATCATTCCCTCATAAGTTACAGAAACAGTTTGCTTGAGAAGATGTACTCTTGCAATAATAAAGAAAGTAAAGAGATGGCTACTATTTACAAATATGAAAAACTGTGGGATAATACATGTGACAAGCTTGAAATGATTGAAGATGAATGTGTAAAATCTGATAACAACATTATTTACAAAAAATATTTAAGAATGTGCTGTTTTTATTTAGAAGGACACAGCTCGATGGTTGAGTACATGCACAGAAGAATAGTGGCTAATCTAAACAGACTTGGTGATTCTTATATAAAAGAAAGCTATCAATTAAGAATCTTTAAGCTACTAGCAGCTTTTAAACTAGGAATAAACAAGCCTGAAGAGTGTGAAGAAATGGCGTTGTTTGTAATCGGTAAATCGAGAGATAGAAACACTGCAGCAAGCATGTATCAGCTAATAGGCATGTCTTATCTTTATCGAGACTATGCTAAAGGTAGACTTTATCTTGAGAAAGCTCATGACATCTTTCATGAAATTGAAGAGGTAAATGGAGATAATAGTATCTATAACTCACTTAGTTTACATGATCACTACTGGGGAAAAGAAGAGAACTCCGAAAGGTTTATGGATCGGATAAGCTCCTGTTCCAATAAAGCGCTAATAACATCCTCAGCGATAGGTAATATAGCTTCCTATACTTCCTTAATGCAAAATACAGATAAGGCGAGTATGAATAACAGAGATTTGGCTTTTTACTATTACAGCTTAGGATATCTATCAGATGATGAGGAGCTGCTCTGGAAAAGCATTAAGTTATTCAAGTCAATAGATGATAGTTACTACGTAAAGCTTCCAATTGCAAAATTAGATATTATGGGTACTTGTAAGCAGACTCTAGAAGTTGCTAGCCTATAA
- a CDS encoding helix-turn-helix domain-containing protein, whose translation MVLDEQKEFGQFINFMRKSVGWSLSKLAEKIGVHENTLSRWEKGMKIAKHDDQYILENLIRNVIKEEIRTRRVA comes from the coding sequence ATGGTTTTAGATGAGCAAAAAGAGTTTGGTCAGTTTATTAATTTCATGCGGAAATCAGTAGGTTGGAGCTTAAGCAAGCTTGCTGAGAAAATAGGAGTGCATGAAAACACATTGTCGAGATGGGAAAAAGGAATGAAGATTGCAAAACATGATGATCAGTACATACTTGAAAATCTTATCAGAAATGTAATCAAGGAAGAAATTAGAACACGCAGAGTAGCATAA
- a CDS encoding GIY-YIG nuclease family protein has product MNKRFEIILKNPISYKRNNIKFIPEISGLYFFKTECNELLYIGLSENLNTRVTAHLKGSTTYSGDPSEISVIEIYPCDYELQQFEAYCIERFQPKHNQTLTSEINRQFKKSVRIKDDDYEGELISSSVSKSGIKVNVYKGQHFEASLDKATNYLLEMAKRDIGRD; this is encoded by the coding sequence ATGAATAAGCGTTTTGAAATAATTCTTAAAAATCCAATATCGTATAAACGTAACAATATTAAATTTATTCCTGAGATATCTGGGTTGTATTTCTTTAAGACAGAGTGCAATGAGCTTTTATATATAGGATTATCAGAGAATCTTAATACAAGGGTGACAGCCCATCTTAAAGGTTCCACAACATATTCAGGAGATCCTTCTGAAATATCGGTGATTGAGATATATCCATGTGATTATGAATTACAACAGTTTGAAGCATACTGCATAGAAAGATTTCAGCCAAAACACAATCAAACTCTCACATCTGAAATAAATCGTCAATTTAAAAAATCTGTAAGGATTAAAGACGATGATTATGAGGGTGAATTGATTTCGTCAAGTGTCAGTAAGAGCGGTATAAAAGTAAATGTATATAAGGGACAGCACTTTGAGGCTAGTTTAGATAAGGCTACTAATTATTTGCTAGAAATGGCAAAAAGAGATATTGGGCGAGATTAA
- a CDS encoding metallophosphoesterase, whose protein sequence is MSFQNVWVVSDTHFNHSRIIDFSSRPFVNTEEMDEALIENWNKVVKPNDLIFHLGDVFFCNAQRMKEISDRLNGRKILILGNHDIGRISKSKFRKLGFEPYMYYVFEELFLSHYPQQVNPLSSLVNNTDIIVNVHGHTHEQTSHLNKDIHYCVSVENINYTPIHVDQVFSDVARGKRPYDCI, encoded by the coding sequence ATGTCATTTCAAAATGTATGGGTGGTCAGCGATACGCATTTTAATCATTCCCGCATAATCGACTTTTCTTCACGCCCATTTGTTAACACCGAAGAGATGGATGAAGCATTAATTGAAAACTGGAATAAGGTAGTTAAACCTAATGACCTGATCTTTCATTTAGGAGATGTTTTCTTTTGCAATGCTCAGCGCATGAAAGAAATTAGTGATAGACTTAACGGACGTAAAATTCTCATTCTAGGTAATCATGATATCGGAAGAATTAGCAAAAGTAAATTTAGAAAGCTAGGATTCGAGCCTTATATGTATTATGTGTTTGAAGAATTATTTCTTAGTCACTATCCGCAGCAGGTTAATCCACTTAGTAGTTTAGTAAATAATACGGACATTATTGTGAATGTACACGGACATACGCATGAGCAAACGTCACATCTCAATAAGGATATACATTACTGTGTAAGTGTAGAAAACATTAATTATACACCAATTCATGTAGATCAGGTATTTAGTGATGTAGCGAGAGGTAAAAGACCTTATGACTGCATCTGA
- a CDS encoding DUF7446 family protein: MPKQIVVTALGNRIEYATTNGKGLITGKREDITDETIGAVFQHLMEEYKRNNKEGKSFGYGYEGLGEIHYHPPKQEDVKD, from the coding sequence ATGCCAAAACAAATCGTAGTAACGGCTTTGGGTAATCGAATTGAGTACGCTACAACAAACGGAAAAGGGTTAATAACTGGAAAACGTGAAGATATCACAGATGAAACTATTGGCGCAGTTTTTCAGCACCTTATGGAAGAGTATAAGAGGAATAACAAAGAAGGTAAGTCTTTCGGTTATGGCTATGAAGGGCTGGGAGAAATTCACTACCACCCACCAAAACAAGAAGACGTAAAAGACTGA
- a CDS encoding DUF4942 domain-containing protein: MFNDNKDFYPTPEHLFYKLMNGKRYLSGRILEPSAGKGDLIGHIKKLSNRDVKIDAIEKDSRLSNILSGDGISVVWDDFLTYNTFKEYDFIIMNPPFSNGVDHLLKAIELAEQQLSSCDIYAIVNKETIDNAYSNKRQNLLHKISSYNGKVEYVSNGFSDSERKTNVEVALVRLSVAKNNQGKSIYDRIVFNSSKKAEQELSTALSTTVKNGNIQSKINDIERLVAEYETACDLAKKAYQAMREREVFFNYIDTVNKGDNLYSNKLNLISSHSHTTENLNQELDKLRHGYWQLILDTDEFKELLTNDAIQELNRRMNLADELEINLQNIKMLITAINYNRQDMLMESVVSIFRKITRYHQNQYSTNIHYYNGWKTNDAFKINKKIIIPIKYVFDGYYDFSDKYENINSDTRRYIDDIVKAFKLIDHNVEDEFVRSNENEFENNLLRFKMFKNGNIHIWFKDLQLLSKLNYLCGKHFNWLPTDDEMENDRAAREYVYKEFGETKGISLLTA; encoded by the coding sequence ATGTTCAACGACAACAAAGACTTCTATCCAACTCCAGAGCATCTATTTTACAAACTGATGAATGGTAAACGTTATTTGTCAGGCAGGATACTTGAACCGTCTGCAGGTAAGGGAGATTTAATTGGTCACATTAAAAAGCTGAGCAATCGTGATGTCAAGATTGATGCGATTGAAAAGGATAGCAGGTTGTCAAATATTCTTTCGGGTGATGGTATTAGTGTAGTGTGGGATGACTTTCTCACCTATAATACATTTAAAGAATACGATTTTATCATCATGAACCCTCCTTTCAGCAATGGAGTAGATCATTTGCTTAAAGCGATTGAATTAGCAGAGCAGCAGTTAAGCAGTTGCGACATTTATGCAATAGTAAACAAAGAAACAATAGACAATGCATACTCAAATAAACGACAAAACTTACTACATAAAATCAGCTCATATAATGGCAAAGTTGAGTATGTTTCTAATGGATTTTCAGACAGTGAGCGTAAAACAAATGTTGAAGTTGCTTTAGTAAGATTGTCAGTAGCTAAAAACAATCAAGGTAAAAGTATCTATGATAGGATTGTATTTAATTCGAGTAAAAAGGCTGAACAAGAACTAAGCACAGCGCTTTCTACAACTGTAAAGAATGGCAATATCCAGTCTAAAATTAATGATATTGAACGCCTAGTTGCTGAGTATGAAACAGCTTGTGACTTAGCAAAAAAGGCATATCAAGCAATGAGAGAAAGAGAAGTGTTCTTTAATTACATTGACACTGTAAATAAGGGTGACAATCTTTATTCAAACAAACTTAATTTAATCAGTTCTCACAGTCATACAACAGAAAATCTTAATCAAGAGTTAGATAAGTTGAGACATGGATACTGGCAGCTTATACTTGATACAGATGAGTTTAAGGAGTTGCTAACTAATGATGCCATCCAAGAACTGAATAGAAGAATGAATTTAGCTGATGAATTGGAAATCAATCTACAGAATATCAAAATGCTCATAACAGCAATCAACTATAATCGCCAAGACATGCTGATGGAAAGTGTAGTCTCAATCTTCAGGAAGATTACTAGGTATCATCAAAACCAATACAGCACGAACATTCATTATTATAATGGATGGAAGACAAATGATGCCTTTAAAATAAATAAAAAGATTATCATTCCAATTAAATATGTTTTTGATGGATATTACGACTTCTCTGACAAGTATGAGAATATCAATTCGGATACCAGACGCTACATTGATGACATTGTAAAAGCATTTAAGCTTATTGATCATAATGTCGAAGATGAGTTTGTACGTAGTAATGAGAATGAGTTTGAGAACAACTTGCTTAGATTTAAAATGTTCAAGAATGGAAATATTCACATCTGGTTTAAGGATCTGCAACTGCTGAGTAAGCTTAATTACTTATGTGGAAAACACTTTAACTGGTTGCCGACTGATGATGAGATGGAGAATGATAGGGCGGCTAGAGAATATGTGTATAAAGAATTTGGTGAAACTAAGGGAATTAGCTTATTGACAGCCTAA
- a CDS encoding RNA ligase family protein, protein MRKYQSITRHGKSGTHLTIETNDEIIIQEKLDGANASFKLEDGKVVAFSRNTKLDMSNGLRGFYQWTQTLDPSKLLEGVVYFGEWLVKHKLSYGENENQFYLFDIFNENIEEYVSFQMVEDESERLGLNLIPIFYKGVTLPFEEIEKYAGKSMLGDVGEGVVVKNYNYRDKYNNQVFTKIVTKEFQEKAGVKNPKVATANKDSFDQFLDTYMTKPRVEKILHKMVDEQILEEDYAIEDMGLILKNAGSRVYDDLIKEELDSLLKQLRAKVGKRLPVVIKEILVEQNRA, encoded by the coding sequence ATGAGGAAATATCAAAGTATTACACGTCATGGGAAAAGCGGCACACACCTTACAATTGAAACTAATGATGAGATTATTATCCAAGAGAAATTAGATGGTGCAAATGCAAGCTTCAAGCTCGAAGATGGAAAAGTGGTTGCATTCTCTCGCAATACTAAACTAGATATGAGTAATGGCTTAAGAGGCTTCTATCAGTGGACTCAAACACTTGATCCGAGCAAACTATTGGAAGGCGTAGTGTACTTCGGAGAATGGCTAGTAAAGCACAAGCTCTCTTATGGAGAAAATGAAAATCAGTTTTATCTGTTCGATATTTTTAATGAGAATATTGAAGAATACGTATCATTTCAAATGGTAGAAGATGAGTCTGAGCGCTTAGGATTAAATTTGATTCCTATTTTCTATAAAGGTGTAACCTTACCGTTTGAAGAGATTGAGAAATATGCGGGAAAATCAATGCTTGGCGATGTTGGAGAAGGCGTTGTAGTAAAGAACTACAATTATCGAGATAAGTATAACAACCAAGTATTCACAAAGATTGTAACGAAAGAGTTTCAAGAAAAAGCTGGTGTGAAAAATCCTAAAGTTGCTACAGCAAACAAAGATAGCTTTGATCAGTTCCTTGATACATATATGACTAAACCAAGAGTAGAGAAGATTCTACATAAGATGGTCGATGAGCAAATCTTAGAAGAAGACTATGCAATTGAAGATATGGGGTTAATTCTTAAAAATGCAGGTAGTAGAGTATATGATGACTTAATTAAAGAAGAATTAGACTCTTTACTTAAGCAACTACGAGCAAAAGTAGGAAAAAGATTGCCAGTAGTCATTAAAGAGATTTTAGTGGAGCAAAACCGAGCATAG
- a CDS encoding macro domain-containing protein has product MKFGEEVKDLFSVSNDYFLAHCISADAKMGAGIAVKFKRRFKLWEFQKVAQETGLKVGSCAMVGRVLNLITKECYWHKPTYLTFRAALVNMKKIALKHEIDKIAMPQIGAGLDRLDWEKNKEIIQDVFKDTDVEILVCKLK; this is encoded by the coding sequence ATGAAATTCGGTGAAGAAGTAAAGGATTTATTCTCGGTATCAAATGATTACTTTCTAGCTCACTGTATTAGTGCTGACGCTAAAATGGGAGCAGGAATTGCAGTTAAGTTTAAAAGAAGATTTAAGCTTTGGGAATTTCAGAAGGTAGCACAAGAAACAGGATTAAAAGTAGGAAGCTGTGCAATGGTAGGTCGAGTACTCAATCTTATTACAAAAGAATGCTATTGGCATAAACCAACTTACTTAACTTTTAGAGCAGCTTTAGTAAATATGAAGAAGATTGCTCTAAAACATGAAATTGACAAAATTGCTATGCCTCAAATTGGTGCAGGTTTAGATAGGCTAGATTGGGAAAAGAACAAAGAAATAATTCAAGACGTGTTTAAAGATACAGATGTTGAAATCTTAGTTTGTAAACTAAAATGA
- a CDS encoding methyltransferase domain-containing protein, with protein MKLDYGSGSQPKNGFLSSDFCGSPNYDYYIKDYKVLDAQDHSFDVIHCRNVIHHIPEEDLPILFAEFKRLLKHDGELIISEPRKEFHKQNLILDIIWYRFLTHNDKIMLPQEYVDYKRYLDGFIAVHSKDDYNNEVVTYKKAEIVKLAI; from the coding sequence TTGAAGTTAGATTATGGCTCTGGAAGTCAGCCGAAAAATGGGTTTCTAAGCTCTGACTTTTGTGGCAGCCCAAACTATGACTACTACATAAAGGATTATAAAGTATTAGATGCGCAAGATCATTCTTTTGATGTAATCCATTGTCGTAATGTAATTCATCATATACCGGAAGAGGATCTACCAATACTGTTTGCTGAGTTTAAAAGGTTGCTAAAACATGATGGTGAGCTAATCATATCTGAACCAAGGAAAGAATTTCATAAGCAGAATTTAATACTTGATATTATTTGGTACAGGTTTCTTACTCATAACGATAAAATCATGCTACCTCAAGAATATGTAGATTATAAGAGGTATTTAGATGGCTTCATAGCAGTACATAGTAAGGATGATTATAATAATGAAGTTGTTACATATAAGAAAGCAGAAATAGTAAAACTAGCAATTTAA
- a CDS encoding BC1881 family protein, translating to MPNYLKGVYDFKTSELVEELSKRLGVEKLTAAPHSDFTVQVDKDWNGQKEDWTDEGSAIILIIKD from the coding sequence TTGCCAAACTACTTAAAAGGTGTGTATGATTTTAAAACAAGTGAACTAGTAGAAGAATTATCAAAGCGCTTAGGTGTCGAGAAACTAACAGCAGCTCCTCATTCTGACTTTACTGTTCAGGTTGATAAAGACTGGAATGGGCAAAAAGAAGATTGGACAGACGAAGGAAGTGCAATTATCCTCATTATTAAAGATTAA